From the Excalfactoria chinensis isolate bCotChi1 chromosome 1, bCotChi1.hap2, whole genome shotgun sequence genome, one window contains:
- the LOC140262102 gene encoding osteocalcin-like, producing MRKILAPLILTLALAVLCCCEKDPKEPSGSPGAASITVKKEVANAFVKRQKRFDMYEWYSEYYKSPMEQMRERCESYPPCDYLSDQVGFPMAYNRFFGRY from the exons ATGAGGAAGATACTGGCACCTCTGATCTTGACTCTGGCCctggcagtgctctgctgctgtgagaaAG ATCCCAAAGAGCCCTCAGGATCTCCAGGTGCTGCCA GCATCACAGTTAAAAAGGAAGTTGCCAATGCGTTTGTGAAGAGGCAGAAGAGATTCGACATGTATGAATG GTACTCTGAGTATTACAAAAGCCCAATGGAGCAGATGCGTGAGCGTTGTGAAAGCTACCCTCCCTGTGACTATCTGTCTGACCAAGTAGGATTTCCCATGGCCTACAACCGTTTCTTTGGGAGATACTAA
- the MGP gene encoding matrix Gla protein codes for MRALIVLVLLAVLVMAATCYESHESMESHEYLNPFLNRQRANGFIRDDTGLRAVLQERIRERNKAPQERQREICEDFYLCEQYALNHGYPAAYRHYFGRRRNK; via the exons ATGCGTGCTCTCATCGTCCTTGTGCTCCTGGCCGTCTTGGTCATGGCCGCTACTTGCTATG agTCCCATGAGAGCATGGAATCCCATGAGTATCTCA ACCCCTTCCTCAACAGGCAAAGGGCCAATGGCTTCATTCGAGATGACACAGGACTAAGAGCTGTTCTTCAGGAGAG GATCAGGGAACGTAATAAGGCACCCCAGGAACGTCAGAGAGAGATCTGTGAGGACTTCTACCTGTGTGAACAGTACGCTCTTAACCACGGTTATCCTGCTGCTTACAGGCACTATtttgggaggaggaggaataAGTAA